The Nitrospira tepida genome includes a window with the following:
- a CDS encoding IS5 family transposase — MRGEVTAQQAMFSYVSPEARVPATHPLRAIKARADEVLATLERTFDEMYSSTGRPSIPPERLLKSELLIALFSIRGHRLFCEELNYNILFRWFLDMNLDEPGFDHSTFSQNSERLLQHEVAQRFFDAVVTAARREGLLSDEHFTVDGTLIEAWASLKSVTPKAAPAAAPPDDPGNPTVDFHGERRTNATHQSTTDPEARLARKGQGKEAKLCFSGHVLMENRHGLCVDLQIAPATGTAERETALAMLRRQASRGIRPRTLGADKGYHCRDFVRQLRRRHIRPHLARVAGRRTPGLDGRITRTVGYALSQRIRKRVEEIFGWLKTVGGLRKTRFRGLARTQHAALLVGAAYNLLRISRLQAPAPAT; from the coding sequence ATGCGCGGTGAGGTGACTGCTCAGCAAGCCATGTTCAGTTACGTGTCTCCCGAAGCCCGAGTTCCGGCCACCCACCCCCTGCGAGCGATCAAGGCGAGGGCTGACGAAGTCTTGGCGACCCTGGAGCGGACCTTTGACGAGATGTACAGCTCGACGGGACGGCCGTCGATCCCTCCCGAGCGGCTGCTGAAGAGCGAGTTGCTGATCGCGCTGTTCTCCATCCGTGGGCATCGGCTCTTCTGCGAGGAGCTCAACTACAACATCCTGTTTCGCTGGTTTCTGGACATGAATCTCGATGAGCCGGGGTTCGATCACAGCACGTTCAGCCAGAACAGTGAGCGGCTGCTCCAGCACGAGGTGGCCCAGCGGTTCTTTGACGCGGTGGTCACCGCCGCGCGCCGCGAGGGGCTGCTCTCGGATGAGCACTTCACCGTGGACGGCACGCTGATCGAAGCCTGGGCCTCGCTCAAAAGTGTCACGCCCAAGGCCGCCCCGGCGGCGGCACCGCCGGACGATCCCGGTAATCCTACCGTGGACTTTCATGGGGAGCGGCGCACCAACGCCACGCATCAGAGCACGACGGACCCGGAAGCTCGGTTGGCCCGTAAGGGCCAGGGCAAAGAGGCCAAGCTCTGCTTCTCCGGCCATGTCTTGATGGAGAACCGGCACGGCCTGTGTGTGGATCTGCAGATCGCGCCGGCCACCGGGACCGCCGAGCGGGAGACGGCCCTGGCCATGCTGCGCCGGCAGGCCAGCCGGGGCATTCGCCCCCGTACACTCGGGGCGGACAAGGGCTATCACTGCAGGGACTTCGTGCGCCAATTGCGTCGGCGCCACATTCGTCCCCATCTGGCGCGGGTGGCAGGCCGGCGCACACCCGGCCTCGATGGCCGCATCACGCGCACGGTGGGCTACGCGCTGAGCCAACGGATTCGCAAACGGGTGGAAGAGATCTTCGGCTGGCTCAAGACCGTGGGCGGCTTGCGCAAGACCCGCTTCCGAGGTCTCGCACGGACGCAGCATGCCGCCTTGCTCGTCGGCGCCGCCTACAACCTGCTCCGTATCAGCCGCCTGCAGGCGCCGGCACCGGCCACCTGA